In a single window of the Paenibacillus sp. MMS20-IR301 genome:
- a CDS encoding histidine kinase has product MKLKYKLILFYIIVVMIPVLIVGIILTSYFREGALDRAIDQATNNVEKIKSQLSSKLRVPTDISNLLYFDEDLEQLVTTHYPDTLALTKAYLNYTDIRVISLRYREISNVRFFFDNPSLVDDMSVAPLTPELESRAWYKKAMQSREIYWMYISDKEKYFNSPKGTINKLSLVRQVYYRESGKAGILMVQVAQDELNQMLYQEPFDTIIIDEQGFIVSAKNPQLVGSTVDAFDIGVDVQTQSKGVLKARVKDKDSYVIIDEMSPELSSSTLKIISVFETKSILSDANNVSRLGLLIVIGVLLVALVFVYTISLLTTNRLLRLSRQLNQVALGNLNIVSHIDGTDEIGQLSRQFNYMVSSINRLITQVMESNERNNTLEIAQREIKLKMMASQIHPHFLFNALESIRMNAHLKGEKEIANIVRLLGKLMRKNLEVGRERAPIKEEVEMIRSYLEIQKFRYEDRLEYAINFDNRTAEILIPPLIIQPLVENSVVHGLENKQGTVHVNVSITLDEDQEVQVLVTDDGIGMKEERLSEIMDVITKVEEEERGRIGLRNVHQRLTLYYGPEHGLRITSEAGEGTKIAFSIPVESEFKS; this is encoded by the coding sequence ATGAAGTTGAAGTATAAGCTGATTCTTTTCTATATTATTGTCGTCATGATTCCTGTGCTGATCGTAGGCATTATTCTCACAAGCTATTTCCGTGAAGGGGCTTTGGACAGGGCCATTGATCAGGCAACTAATAACGTGGAGAAGATCAAAAGCCAATTGTCCAGCAAGCTGCGTGTTCCGACGGATATTTCTAATCTGCTTTATTTTGACGAGGACCTTGAGCAACTGGTCACAACGCATTACCCGGATACACTGGCGCTTACAAAGGCTTATTTGAATTACACGGATATCCGTGTGATTTCTCTGCGGTACCGGGAAATATCTAATGTCCGCTTTTTCTTTGATAATCCGAGTCTGGTAGATGATATGTCGGTAGCGCCTTTGACTCCAGAGCTGGAGTCGAGAGCCTGGTATAAGAAGGCCATGCAGTCCAGAGAGATTTACTGGATGTATATTTCCGACAAGGAAAAATATTTCAACAGCCCGAAAGGGACAATCAACAAGCTCAGTCTGGTCCGTCAGGTATACTACCGGGAATCCGGCAAAGCCGGAATACTGATGGTCCAGGTTGCCCAGGATGAACTGAACCAGATGCTCTACCAGGAGCCGTTCGATACGATCATCATCGATGAGCAGGGCTTTATTGTTTCGGCCAAGAATCCGCAGCTTGTAGGCAGCACAGTGGATGCTTTTGACATAGGCGTTGATGTGCAGACGCAGTCCAAGGGTGTGCTTAAAGCCAGGGTAAAGGATAAGGATTCCTACGTCATTATTGATGAGATGTCCCCTGAGCTGAGCAGCAGTACGCTGAAGATTATCTCTGTATTTGAAACGAAAAGCATTCTAAGCGATGCCAATAATGTCAGCAGGCTGGGCCTCTTGATCGTTATCGGTGTGCTGCTGGTTGCCCTTGTGTTTGTGTATACGATCTCCCTGCTGACTACCAACCGTCTGCTGCGCCTAAGCCGCCAGCTGAACCAGGTTGCCCTTGGTAATTTGAATATTGTGTCGCATATTGACGGGACGGACGAGATCGGCCAGCTGTCGCGCCAGTTCAATTACATGGTGTCCAGTATTAACAGGCTGATTACCCAGGTGATGGAGAGCAATGAGCGGAATAACACCCTGGAAATTGCCCAGCGGGAGATCAAGCTGAAGATGATGGCTAGCCAGATTCATCCGCATTTCCTGTTCAACGCGCTGGAATCAATCCGGATGAATGCCCACCTTAAGGGTGAGAAGGAGATCGCGAACATCGTCCGGCTGCTGGGCAAGCTGATGCGCAAAAACCTCGAAGTAGGCCGGGAGAGAGCGCCGATCAAGGAGGAAGTGGAGATGATCCGCTCTTACCTGGAGATTCAGAAGTTCCGCTATGAAGACAGGCTGGAGTATGCCATTAACTTTGATAACCGGACGGCTGAAATTCTGATCCCGCCGCTGATCATTCAGCCGCTTGTAGAGAACTCTGTAGTGCACGGGCTGGAGAACAAGCAAGGTACCGTCCATGTTAACGTAAGTATAACGCTGGATGAGGACCAGGAGGTCCAGGTGCTTGTAACAGATGACGGAATCGGCATGAAGGAAGAGCGCTTGTCTGAAATTATGGATGTAATTACCAAGGTAGAGGAGGAAGAACGCGGACGGATCGGACTGCGCAATGTGCATCAGCGGCTGACTTTGTATTATGGTCCGGAGCATGGCTTGCGGATTACAAGCGAGGCAGGAGAGGGTACAAAGATAGCGTTTTCTATTCCCGTTGAAAGCGAGTTCAAGTCTTAA
- a CDS encoding response regulator transcription factor → MIKVLIVDDEPKLREGMRTLIPWEEQGYTVVGTAANGYEALDKFRQLSPGLVMADIRMPGMDGLELISELRKESPNCHVLILSGYADFEYAKRAIAYHIDGYLLKPVDEDELITYLQELREKISLEERISEWQAAEPARNSEVLIRELLQMKDGSAAPGELAAELGLEGSCEVVLLELKGLNKGEDIREEQVRLLMEQHWAEEEDRGLFFMLPPYMGVMLKAPLKDDAARDSLWLELQHVVTKEGLAFQAAAGGAAVRPEEAFWSFNTARARLDDAFFGQENTLLSGKQDHWNEPLRSPVQQEEEPDPERDVEVQLLLAVEAGSGEVARGLTQQIVRQLVLTRREETYIKDNLMRIVSSTIARLEAANPDARALIARLASPMGEVYSSGNLHDVERLVAAYMEQISGLMGSSGRGDEIKRITDLIQRRYNENLKLGSLSEIFNYNSAYLGKMFKNQVGEHFNTYLDKVRIEKAKQLLTQGMKVYEVAERVGYMNSDYFNAKFRKYVGVSPSAFRKEN, encoded by the coding sequence TTGATCAAAGTACTGATTGTGGATGATGAACCGAAGCTGCGGGAAGGGATGCGGACACTGATTCCCTGGGAAGAACAGGGCTATACCGTAGTTGGAACCGCTGCCAACGGCTATGAAGCGCTGGACAAATTCCGCCAGCTGTCACCCGGTCTTGTGATGGCGGATATCCGCATGCCGGGAATGGACGGCCTGGAGCTGATATCCGAGCTGCGTAAAGAAAGTCCTAACTGCCATGTACTGATTCTCAGCGGGTATGCTGATTTCGAATATGCGAAACGGGCCATTGCCTACCATATCGACGGTTATCTGCTCAAACCTGTTGATGAGGATGAACTGATCACCTATCTGCAGGAGCTGCGTGAGAAGATCAGTCTGGAGGAGCGGATCAGTGAGTGGCAGGCTGCGGAGCCGGCAAGGAACAGCGAGGTGCTGATAAGGGAATTGCTGCAGATGAAGGACGGCAGTGCTGCTCCGGGGGAGCTTGCGGCTGAGCTGGGCCTTGAAGGCAGCTGTGAAGTGGTGCTTCTGGAATTGAAAGGGCTTAATAAAGGCGAGGATATCCGAGAGGAGCAGGTGAGGCTCTTGATGGAGCAGCACTGGGCGGAGGAAGAGGACCGCGGGTTGTTCTTCATGCTTCCCCCGTACATGGGCGTTATGCTGAAGGCGCCGCTTAAGGATGATGCTGCCAGGGATTCGCTATGGCTTGAGCTCCAGCATGTCGTTACCAAGGAAGGACTGGCCTTCCAGGCAGCGGCTGGCGGAGCAGCTGTCAGACCGGAGGAAGCATTCTGGTCCTTCAATACGGCACGTGCCCGGCTGGATGATGCGTTTTTCGGGCAGGAGAACACACTTCTCAGCGGGAAACAGGATCACTGGAATGAACCTCTGAGAAGCCCGGTACAACAGGAAGAGGAGCCGGACCCGGAGCGCGATGTAGAGGTGCAGCTGCTTCTGGCTGTTGAGGCAGGAAGCGGGGAAGTAGCCCGGGGGCTAACCCAGCAGATTGTCCGCCAGCTTGTTCTTACCCGGAGGGAAGAGACTTATATTAAGGATAATTTAATGCGGATTGTCAGCAGTACCATCGCCCGCCTGGAGGCGGCTAACCCGGATGCCCGGGCGCTGATAGCAAGGCTGGCTTCACCTATGGGTGAAGTGTACAGCAGCGGTAATCTGCATGATGTAGAGCGGCTGGTCGCTGCCTATATGGAGCAGATATCCGGACTGATGGGCAGCAGCGGGCGCGGAGATGAGATTAAGCGGATCACAGACCTCATCCAGCGCCGGTATAATGAGAATCTGAAGCTGGGCTCGCTGTCTGAAATTTTTAACTATAATAGTGCGTACTTGGGCAAAATGTTCAAGAATCAGGTCGGTGAGCATTTCAACACGTATCTGGACAAGGTGCGGATCGAGAAGGCGAAGCAGCTGCTGACCCAGGGCATGAAGGTCTATGAGGTTGCCGAGCGGGTCGGTTATATGAATTCCGATTACTTTAATGCCAAATTCCGCAAATATGTCGGGGTGTCCCCAAGCGCGTTCCGCAAGGAGAATTAA
- a CDS encoding ABC transporter permease subunit yields the protein MIVKALTENGVTANESVTPRPPAKRNSGFWKSVLQQKYLYLMSLPFVIWVFIFSYVPIWGWLMAFQNYKPAKSFGEQKWVGLDNFKELFHDERFYLVLRNTLSMSVLGLIFGFIAPITFAIMLNELRGSIFKRTVQTISYLPHFVSWVVVGGIVYKTLAIDGGIVNDLLMWLHITDEPIQFMAQGKYFWGILTASDIWKETGWGAIIYLAAITGIDKELYEAAKVDGAGRIKQAFYITLPGIRSTVMVLLIMNIGHLIGIGFEKQFQLQNNLVTDYSEVLDLYALKYGIQIMRFSYGTAISMFTSVVSVILLFTANGLMKKFTKESIM from the coding sequence ATGATCGTGAAAGCGCTCACTGAAAACGGTGTTACAGCAAATGAAAGCGTAACCCCCCGCCCACCTGCGAAACGGAATAGTGGATTTTGGAAAAGCGTACTGCAGCAAAAGTACTTATATCTGATGTCTCTTCCATTCGTGATCTGGGTATTTATTTTCAGCTATGTGCCCATATGGGGATGGTTGATGGCATTCCAAAATTATAAACCGGCTAAGTCATTCGGTGAACAGAAATGGGTCGGACTGGACAACTTCAAGGAACTGTTCCATGATGAACGTTTCTACCTTGTATTAAGAAATACCCTGTCGATGAGCGTTCTCGGACTGATCTTTGGCTTCATAGCCCCAATTACATTTGCAATCATGCTCAATGAGCTGCGGGGAAGTATTTTCAAGAGAACAGTTCAAACTATATCTTATCTGCCTCACTTTGTATCCTGGGTCGTTGTAGGCGGGATTGTCTATAAGACACTGGCGATTGATGGAGGAATCGTGAACGATCTGCTGATGTGGCTTCATATAACAGATGAGCCGATCCAGTTCATGGCCCAAGGTAAATATTTCTGGGGGATCTTAACCGCATCCGATATATGGAAAGAAACAGGCTGGGGAGCAATCATCTACTTGGCAGCGATTACAGGGATCGATAAAGAGCTGTATGAAGCGGCAAAAGTGGATGGTGCAGGAAGAATTAAGCAGGCATTCTATATTACTTTGCCGGGTATCCGTTCAACCGTTATGGTGCTGCTCATTATGAACATCGGCCATCTGATCGGTATCGGCTTCGAGAAGCAGTTCCAATTGCAGAACAACCTTGTCACCGATTATTCGGAAGTGCTGGATTTGTATGCGCTTAAGTATGGTATTCAGATCATGCGGTTCTCTTATGGTACTGCGATAAGCATGTTCACTTCAGTAGTCAGTGTAATCCTGCTGTTCACGGCTAACGGTCTTATGAAGAAATTCACTAAAGAAAGCATTATGTAA
- a CDS encoding ABC transporter substrate-binding protein — MNRKSTKTIFTLMLMSSMLIAGCGGNNNNAANNTTSNNTGNTPAATDAATNAPADDTALDTSPFTISFFGGDASPNWNKMQDDVGKAITEKTGVTIDAEFDVGSGGGDQKIPMMAASGDVPDLIFAKGNLSTLVDAGLIIDLTELIDKYAPNLKKVYGENMGRLKYSLDDQSIYQIPTNMGVGQSSFDATGGFEVQHRVLKELGYPEIKTLADYEKVLKDYVALHPETDGQPTIPLTLNADDWKIMITVTNPAFTTTGAPDDGEYYVDPETYEAQLHYKRPVEKEYFRWLNGMYAQGLLDKDTFVQKDDQYKAKVASGRVLGLISQEWEYSDGENALKAAGKDEYTYGHFPVTLSDEYKDHSFMQTGIDGYGLAITTAAKDPVRIIKWLDWMSSDEGQVLRSWGIEGKHYTVDASGKREVLPEVRDGLANDTANTQKSTGIGQYLIFGARYGDGVKDSTDNYYTTSFPDQIVASYSAAEKESLTGYGATTWKDLFPKEDEFPIKETGALYNLPVPTDGQYQVIAKKTQDIIRKRIPEAILSKPADFDKVYDAFLAELDKAGAQDMEKEFTELVKKRVTLWTGKTF; from the coding sequence ATGAACCGCAAGAGTACCAAAACAATCTTCACACTCATGCTTATGAGCTCAATGCTGATCGCCGGTTGTGGAGGCAATAATAACAATGCCGCCAACAACACGACATCTAACAACACAGGAAATACACCGGCAGCAACTGACGCAGCAACAAATGCACCAGCAGATGATACTGCATTAGATACTTCACCGTTTACCATCTCCTTCTTCGGCGGCGATGCCAGCCCGAACTGGAACAAAATGCAGGATGATGTCGGTAAAGCCATTACTGAAAAAACCGGCGTAACCATCGATGCTGAATTCGATGTAGGCAGCGGCGGCGGCGACCAAAAAATCCCGATGATGGCAGCAAGCGGCGACGTGCCTGATCTGATCTTCGCCAAAGGTAACCTCAGCACCCTGGTGGATGCCGGCCTGATCATCGATCTGACTGAACTGATTGATAAATATGCTCCGAACCTGAAGAAGGTATACGGCGAGAACATGGGCCGCCTGAAATACAGCCTGGATGACCAAAGCATCTACCAGATCCCTACGAACATGGGTGTCGGCCAAAGCTCCTTCGATGCTACAGGCGGATTTGAAGTCCAACACCGTGTACTGAAGGAACTTGGCTATCCGGAAATCAAAACCCTGGCAGATTATGAAAAGGTGCTTAAGGATTATGTAGCCCTGCATCCGGAAACTGACGGCCAGCCGACCATTCCGCTGACACTGAATGCGGATGACTGGAAGATTATGATTACTGTTACGAACCCTGCCTTCACTACAACAGGTGCACCGGATGATGGTGAATACTATGTTGATCCGGAAACTTATGAAGCACAGCTGCACTACAAACGTCCTGTAGAAAAAGAATATTTCCGCTGGTTGAACGGCATGTACGCTCAAGGCCTGCTGGATAAAGATACCTTCGTACAAAAAGATGACCAATACAAAGCAAAAGTGGCCAGCGGCCGCGTACTCGGTCTGATCTCCCAGGAATGGGAATACTCCGATGGTGAAAATGCCCTGAAGGCAGCCGGTAAAGACGAATACACTTATGGACACTTCCCAGTAACCCTGTCTGATGAGTATAAAGATCACTCCTTCATGCAGACTGGTATCGACGGTTACGGTCTTGCAATCACTACTGCAGCCAAAGACCCTGTCCGGATCATCAAATGGCTGGACTGGATGTCTTCTGATGAAGGCCAGGTGCTGAGAAGCTGGGGTATTGAAGGTAAGCACTACACTGTAGATGCAAGCGGTAAACGTGAAGTTCTTCCTGAAGTGCGGGACGGTTTGGCTAATGACACTGCAAACACTCAAAAATCTACCGGTATTGGCCAGTACCTGATCTTCGGTGCACGTTATGGTGACGGTGTGAAGGACTCCACTGACAACTATTACACTACAAGCTTCCCTGATCAAATCGTTGCTTCTTACTCCGCTGCTGAGAAGGAATCACTGACCGGATACGGAGCCACTACCTGGAAAGACCTGTTCCCTAAAGAAGATGAATTCCCGATCAAAGAAACAGGCGCCCTGTATAACCTGCCGGTTCCAACTGACGGCCAGTATCAGGTAATTGCCAAGAAGACTCAAGATATCATCCGCAAACGTATTCCTGAAGCTATTCTGTCCAAACCGGCTGACTTCGATAAAGTGTATGACGCCTTCCTGGCAGAGCTGGATAAAGCCGGAGCTCAGGATATGGAAAAAGAATTCACAGAGCTGGTGAAAAAGAGAGTAACCCTCTGGACAGGTAAAACTTTCTAA
- a CDS encoding carbohydrate ABC transporter permease, which translates to MGGKAFQMSKGERVFDIFLYTALILIMIVTLYPFLNVLAISFNESTDTVRGGIYIFPRAWTLENYQRIFSYTGLIQGFKISLLRTLTGTLLGLISASMLAFTLSRPEFRARKFVSTFLALTMYFSGGMVPMYILMKDLNLIGTFWIYVLPGMVSAFNVFIIRSFMDGLPFALQESAKLDGANDFKIFYKIILPLCKPVLATIALFLAVGQWNEWFTTYLYNGNKPHLTTLQYELMKVLSSTNQGSGMVNANDMARQMAQISPESIKMAITIVVTVPILVVYPFLQKYFVGGMTLGAVKA; encoded by the coding sequence ATGGGTGGCAAAGCATTTCAAATGTCAAAAGGTGAACGTGTATTCGACATCTTTCTCTATACTGCGCTTATATTAATCATGATTGTGACATTGTATCCCTTCCTGAACGTACTGGCGATTTCTTTCAATGAATCTACAGATACCGTGCGGGGCGGCATCTATATCTTCCCGAGAGCCTGGACGCTTGAGAATTACCAGCGGATCTTCAGTTATACGGGGCTGATTCAAGGCTTTAAGATCTCTCTGCTTCGTACGCTTACGGGTACACTTCTGGGTCTGATCAGTGCCTCCATGCTGGCCTTCACACTCAGCCGTCCGGAATTCAGAGCCCGGAAATTTGTCTCGACATTCCTGGCCCTGACGATGTATTTCTCCGGCGGTATGGTGCCTATGTACATCCTGATGAAGGATCTTAATCTGATCGGAACATTCTGGATTTACGTCCTGCCGGGTATGGTGTCCGCATTTAACGTCTTCATTATCCGCTCCTTTATGGATGGCCTGCCGTTTGCCCTGCAGGAATCCGCTAAGCTGGACGGGGCTAATGACTTTAAGATTTTCTACAAAATCATCCTGCCGCTCTGTAAACCGGTACTCGCAACCATCGCGCTGTTCCTGGCCGTGGGCCAATGGAATGAATGGTTCACAACGTATCTGTATAACGGCAACAAGCCGCATTTGACTACACTGCAGTACGAGCTGATGAAGGTATTGTCCTCTACCAACCAGGGCAGCGGCATGGTGAATGCCAACGATATGGCGCGGCAGATGGCGCAGATTTCACCGGAATCCATTAAGATGGCGATTACGATTGTTGTAACTGTACCTATCCTGGTTGTATATCCGTTCCTGCAAAAGTATTTTGTCGGCGGTATGACACTGGGTGCGGTTAAGGCATAA
- the xylB gene encoding xylulokinase yields the protein MNYVIGVDLGTSAVKTVLVDPQGKVAFEHSEAYPLSRPQPNWSEQNAEDWVNGTLVSLKRLMEVSGVQPAEVDGISFSGQMHGLVLVGAEGRALRPAILWNDTRTTAQCRKIEEKLGSKLIEIARNRALEGFTLPKILWVQENEPEVLSQAELFLLPKDYVRYRLTGDLAMDYSDAAGTLLLDVGAKQWSSEIAEAFGLPLSLCPKLVESFDQTGTLLPEIAEASGLLTSTKVYAGGADNACGALGAGILGEGRTMCSIGTSGVVLSYETNKDLNLEGKVHFFNHSEQDAFYIMGVTLAAGHSLTWFKETFAAEKSFDELLQGVKDIPAGSGGLLFTPYISGERTPHPDANIRGSFIGMDSGHTLSHFTRSVLEGITFSLRESIEIVRESGKEITEVVAIGGGAKNEAWLQMQADIFGASIIKLESEQGPAMGAAMLAAYGAGWFKSLGECAEAFIRPSEVYKPNAEQAALYDGIFALYQDVYSQTRGLNEKLALYRK from the coding sequence ATGAATTATGTAATCGGTGTCGATCTCGGAACCAGTGCGGTCAAGACGGTACTCGTTGATCCGCAGGGCAAAGTAGCTTTCGAACACTCGGAAGCGTATCCGCTAAGCAGACCCCAGCCGAACTGGAGTGAGCAGAACGCGGAGGATTGGGTGAACGGAACACTCGTCAGCCTGAAGCGCCTGATGGAGGTATCCGGTGTCCAGCCTGCAGAGGTGGACGGAATCAGCTTCTCCGGCCAGATGCACGGGCTTGTACTTGTAGGCGCTGAAGGCCGCGCGCTGCGCCCGGCTATTCTGTGGAATGATACCCGTACGACCGCGCAATGCCGGAAGATTGAAGAGAAGCTTGGCAGTAAGCTGATTGAAATCGCACGCAACCGGGCGCTGGAGGGCTTCACCCTGCCGAAGATTCTGTGGGTGCAGGAGAATGAGCCGGAAGTATTATCACAGGCAGAGCTGTTCCTGCTGCCGAAGGATTATGTGCGCTACCGCCTGACTGGCGATCTCGCCATGGATTATTCCGACGCGGCAGGCACGCTGCTGCTTGATGTAGGCGCCAAACAGTGGAGCTCCGAGATTGCCGAAGCCTTTGGTCTGCCGCTCTCCCTCTGCCCGAAACTCGTGGAATCCTTCGATCAGACCGGAACCCTGCTTCCCGAGATTGCCGAAGCTTCCGGTCTGCTGACCTCGACCAAGGTATATGCCGGCGGCGCGGATAATGCCTGCGGTGCGCTGGGTGCGGGTATTCTGGGTGAAGGCCGGACGATGTGCAGCATCGGAACCTCCGGGGTTGTGCTCTCTTATGAGACTAACAAGGATCTTAACCTGGAAGGCAAAGTGCATTTCTTCAACCACAGTGAGCAGGATGCGTTCTACATCATGGGCGTTACGCTTGCTGCAGGCCATAGCCTGACCTGGTTCAAAGAAACTTTTGCGGCCGAGAAGAGCTTCGACGAATTGCTTCAGGGTGTTAAAGATATCCCTGCCGGCAGCGGCGGTCTGCTGTTCACGCCTTATATCAGCGGCGAGCGCACTCCGCATCCGGATGCGAATATCCGCGGCAGCTTCATCGGTATGGATTCCGGACATACGCTGTCCCACTTTACCCGTTCGGTACTGGAAGGCATTACCTTCTCCCTGCGTGAATCTATCGAGATTGTACGCGAATCCGGCAAAGAGATTACTGAAGTCGTGGCGATTGGCGGCGGTGCCAAGAATGAAGCCTGGCTGCAGATGCAGGCGGATATCTTTGGCGCCTCGATCATTAAGCTGGAGAGCGAGCAGGGCCCGGCCATGGGCGCGGCTATGCTGGCTGCTTACGGCGCAGGCTGGTTCAAATCGCTGGGTGAGTGTGCTGAAGCCTTTATCCGTCCGTCCGAGGTCTACAAGCCTAATGCTGAACAGGCTGCGCTGTATGACGGGATTTTCGCCCTGTATCAGGACGTCTATAGCCAGACACGCGGGCTGAATGAGAAGCTGGCTTTGTATCGTAAATAA
- the xylA gene encoding xylose isomerase → MAYFETVSKISYEGSRSTNPYAFKFYNPKEIVAGKTMEEHLKFAMAYWHTLTAGGSDPFGAETAVRAWDKLSTLDKAKARAEAAFEFMEKMDLQYYCFHDVDIAPEGASLREFYSNIDTIVDILEQGMKASGKKLLWNTANMFTNPRYMHGAGSTCNADVYAHAAAQVKKGLEVGKRLGADNYVFWGGREGYETLLNTNMSLEQDNIARLFSMAVDYAKEIGFDGQFLIEPKPKEPTKHQYDFDAATCIAFLQKYNLDKHFKLNLEANHATLAGHTFEHELHVARINGMLGSLDANQGDPLLGWDTDEFPASIYDATLTLYEVLKNDGLGKGGINFDSKVRRPSFEPEDLFLAHISGMDVYAKGLKVAAKLLEDGVFENFIAERYSSFNEGIGADIVSGKATLASLADYALNNENPRPNKSGRQELLRATLNQYILTAE, encoded by the coding sequence ATGGCTTATTTTGAAACAGTGAGCAAGATCTCTTACGAGGGAAGCCGTTCCACTAACCCTTACGCATTCAAATTCTACAACCCTAAAGAAATCGTAGCCGGCAAAACTATGGAAGAGCACCTGAAATTTGCAATGGCTTATTGGCATACATTAACCGCTGGCGGTTCCGATCCGTTCGGCGCTGAAACAGCTGTCCGCGCTTGGGATAAGCTGAGCACGCTGGACAAGGCTAAAGCCCGTGCAGAAGCTGCATTTGAATTCATGGAGAAGATGGATTTGCAGTACTACTGCTTCCACGATGTGGACATCGCTCCGGAAGGCGCATCCTTGCGTGAGTTCTACAGCAATATCGATACAATCGTTGACATCCTTGAACAAGGCATGAAGGCTTCCGGCAAGAAACTGCTGTGGAACACTGCCAACATGTTCACCAACCCGCGCTACATGCACGGAGCAGGCTCTACCTGCAATGCTGATGTGTACGCACATGCTGCCGCACAAGTAAAGAAAGGTCTGGAAGTGGGTAAACGTCTGGGTGCTGACAACTATGTATTCTGGGGCGGCCGTGAAGGTTACGAAACGCTGCTGAATACCAACATGAGCCTTGAGCAGGACAACATCGCACGCCTGTTCAGCATGGCTGTTGATTATGCTAAGGAAATCGGCTTCGACGGCCAGTTCCTGATCGAGCCTAAACCGAAAGAGCCTACCAAGCACCAATATGACTTCGATGCAGCAACCTGTATCGCATTCCTGCAGAAATACAACCTGGATAAGCACTTCAAGCTGAACCTTGAAGCTAACCATGCTACACTGGCTGGTCATACCTTCGAGCATGAGCTGCATGTAGCCCGTATCAACGGCATGCTGGGCTCGCTTGATGCGAACCAGGGCGATCCATTGCTCGGCTGGGATACCGATGAATTCCCTGCAAGCATCTACGATGCTACCCTTACCCTGTATGAAGTACTGAAGAACGATGGTCTGGGCAAAGGCGGAATCAACTTTGACTCCAAAGTACGCCGTCCGTCCTTCGAGCCTGAGGATCTGTTCCTGGCACACATCTCCGGTATGGACGTTTATGCCAAAGGCCTGAAGGTAGCTGCCAAGCTGCTGGAAGACGGCGTATTCGAGAACTTTATCGCTGAGCGTTACAGCAGCTTCAATGAAGGCATTGGCGCTGATATCGTATCCGGCAAAGCGACACTTGCTTCGCTTGCTGACTACGCGCTGAACAACGAGAACCCGCGTCCGAACAAGTCCGGCCGCCAGGAATTGCTGAGAGCTACACTTAACCAGTACATCCTGACTGCTGAGTAA
- a CDS encoding ROK family transcriptional regulator — protein MKVTGDQALVKKINKSIILHTIRMQSPVSRAKVSEMTGLNKATVSNLVAELCGQELVAEAGPGESSGGRKPLMLHFNEMAGSVIGIELRVKQLKAVLCNLGGGILHERDCVLEAHDFPYVLEQMQGMISELIATAPPSPYGLVGIGVGVPGMVDEHGVVLFAPNLGWEMVDLRSILESAFAVPVTIDNEANAGAQGELNFGAARDVRHLLYISAGSGIGSGIIIGGELYKGARGYAGETGHMTIEAEGKPCSCGSRGCWELYASEKTYDNPGLSLPARTTTKLVQYALEGQQDTLQHFNSIGEYLGIGVTNLINSFNPELIVIGGALSEAEPWLGEPLRRVVAERTLPYHKQQLEITFSRLGSRGTMIGAGFAAVMHFLGNIRVTL, from the coding sequence TTGAAAGTTACCGGTGATCAGGCGCTGGTCAAAAAAATCAACAAATCGATTATTTTACATACGATCCGCATGCAGTCCCCCGTATCCCGGGCCAAGGTGTCCGAAATGACCGGGCTGAACAAAGCTACCGTCTCCAATCTTGTTGCCGAGCTATGCGGCCAGGAGCTGGTTGCCGAAGCAGGCCCCGGCGAGTCAAGCGGCGGGCGCAAGCCGCTGATGCTGCATTTCAACGAAATGGCCGGAAGTGTCATCGGAATCGAGCTTCGGGTCAAGCAGCTGAAGGCGGTGCTGTGTAACCTGGGGGGCGGCATTCTCCATGAGCGGGATTGTGTGCTGGAGGCCCATGACTTTCCCTATGTGCTGGAGCAGATGCAGGGGATGATCTCGGAGCTGATCGCTACCGCCCCGCCGTCACCTTACGGGCTGGTCGGCATTGGAGTGGGTGTTCCGGGAATGGTGGATGAACACGGGGTTGTGCTTTTTGCCCCCAACCTTGGCTGGGAGATGGTCGATCTGCGGTCGATTCTGGAAAGCGCCTTCGCGGTTCCGGTCACCATCGATAATGAGGCTAATGCCGGAGCGCAGGGCGAGCTGAACTTCGGGGCGGCCCGCGATGTGCGCCACCTGCTCTACATCAGTGCAGGCTCGGGGATCGGGTCGGGAATCATCATTGGCGGGGAATTGTACAAGGGGGCCCGCGGCTATGCCGGAGAGACTGGTCATATGACGATTGAAGCGGAAGGCAAGCCCTGCAGCTGCGGCAGCCGCGGCTGCTGGGAGCTCTATGCCTCGGAGAAAACCTATGATAATCCCGGCCTCTCTCTTCCGGCACGCACGACAACCAAGCTGGTCCAGTATGCACTTGAGGGGCAGCAGGACACCCTGCAGCACTTCAATTCCATCGGCGAGTATCTTGGCATCGGGGTCACCAACCTGATCAACAGCTTTAATCCGGAGCTGATCGTGATCGGCGGCGCTTTATCTGAGGCAGAGCCGTGGCTGGGTGAACCGCTGCGCCGGGTAGTGGCTGAACGCACGCTCCCTTACCACAAGCAGCAGCTTGAGATTACCTTCTCCAGGCTGGGCAGCCGGGGAACGATGATCGGGGCGGGCTTCGCAGCCGTGATGCATTTTCTCGGGAATATCCGGGTCACCCTATAA